AAGGAAGCTTGTTTGTCTTGGACTTCTCTTTGCCGACACTGCCCGTCGTGCGCCCGCTGTATCTGTTTTATCTCAAACGCATCATGCCCATGATTGCCGGTTGGATCACGGGTGAGCGTGCGGCTTATGAATACCTGTGCAGCTCCGTGGAGCGGTTTCCTTCTGGCGCGGCCATGGAGAAGCTGATTCTGGAGGCAGGCTTCAAGACGGTGAAATCCATTCGACTGACGTTCGGCATTGCCTCGCTGTATCTTGCCAAGAAGGGCTAACAAGCTCGCTCAAGGGGCGCTGCTGACGGGAGCGATGCGTTTCAGCGAATCAAAGCTGACCCGCTTCATGACGGTGATGAACTCCTTCATATAAGCGGTCTGAGCAAGGCTGCGGGTAGTCGCCGCATGGAGATTGGAATAAAGGCCTTGTTTGCGCACGGGGCGGCTTTCTACATAACCTTTCTCCAAGTAGGGCATGACGGCCCAGCAAGGCATGGCGGCGATCCCTCGACGACTCGCCACGAGCTGTAAAATCGCGATGGTGAGCATCGCGGTGCGCCGGATGGGATTCACACCCACGGGGCCTAAAACCTCGCGCACGATATCAATACGATCATCTGGGATGGGGTAGGTGATCAGGGTTTCTTTGGCAAAGTCTTGAGCGGTCAGAAAAGCTTTGCGGGTGAGAGGATGTTTGCGTGCAAGCAGAGCCAACACCTCATAACGAAACAGCGGGTGATAAACGACATCTCGCCTCGGAGGCGCTTTGGAGACGATGACCAAATCCGCTTGGTCTTCTAGCAAGAGACCTGTGGGGTCGGGTTGGAAGCCCGAAACGAGATCCATCTCCACCTCCGGCCAAGCTTCGCGGAAGCTATCCATCGCAGGCATCAGCCAGTCGAAACAGGAATGGCACTCCACGGCAATGCGCAGTTGGCCCGCTTTGCCCTCGGCAATACGCGCCACATCCCGCTCGCATTGTTGCATGTTTTTGACGACTTCATAGGCCGTGCCTAACAATCTTTCACCCGCGGCACTGAGACGTAAGGGACTGCTTTTACGTTGGAAAAGTTCCACCCCCAGATGTTCCTCCACGGCTTTGATCTGATGAGAAAGGGCAGGCTGAGAAAGGTGAAGCCGCCGACCTGCTTTGGACAGGTTTCCGGTTTCGGCTAGGGCGATGAGAGCTTGGAGATGGCGGACTTCGAGCATGAGACTATCATAAACCATTTGAATGATGATCCACAAAACTCTGTGGATTGTTTATATCGGGAGTGACGATAGTTGTCTGGTCGCCATGAGCGATATTTACACACACAACTTGGGCTACCCACGCATCGGGGAGCAACGCGAACTGAAAAAAGCCACCGAGGCGTACTGGCATGGCAAGCTCTCCCGTGAGGAACTGGAGGCCACTGGACAACAGTTGCGATCCCAAAACTGGGCGAAGCAAAAGGCGGCAGGAGTGGATCTCATTCCATGCAATGACTTCAGCTTTTATGATCAGATGCTCGATTTCTCATGCCTCATTGGCAACGTTCCACCGAGATTCGGCTGGCAGGGCGGGGAAGTAGATCTGGATGTGCTTTTCTCTATGGCCCGTGGCTCACGTGGAGAAGGGCAGCCCTGTGCCTCGGGCTGCTCGCATCAGCCTGCGTTTGCTTGTGAGATGACGAAGTGGTTTGATACCAACTATCACTACATCGTGCCGGAATTCCGTGCAGAGACAAAGTTCCAGCTCGTGGGAGATAAGGTGTTTCGGGAGTATCAGGAGGCCGTTTCCTTGGGCTATCGGGTCAAACCGGTGTTGCCAGGTCCGGTGACGTATCTTTCGTTAGGCAAGGTTCAGGATGAGCAGAATCCAGACTTTGATCGATTTGTGCTTCTGGAGAGTTTGCTGGAGCTTTACGAGAAAATTCTGCAACGGCTGGCGGCTCTTGGGGTGGAGTGGGTTCAGATCGATGAACCGATTTTTAGTCTGGATCTGAGTCCCGTTCAGCGTGATGCGCTGCTCACGGCATGGCAGCGTTTATCGCAATCGGCCCCGGGGCTGAACATTCTGGTGACGAGCTACTTCGGTGCTTTACAAGAAAACCTCTCCTTATTCTTGGCTTTACCCGTTCAAGCTCTGCATTTGGATGTCGTGAGAGGGGAAGCAGACTTGGACGAAACTCTGGCGCGCTTTCCGGCTCATAAGACCTTGTCGTTAGGCGTCGTGGATGGGCGGAACATTTGGAAGAACGACTTCTCGGCTTCGCTGACGCTTCTGCAAAAGGCTCAGGCGAAACTGGGGGCGGCGCGTCTCTGGGTGGCGCCTTCCTGCTCGCTCCAGCATGCCCCCATTTCTCTTGCGCTGGAGCCCAAGCTGGATGCTGAACTGAAAAGCTGGATGGCCTTTGCCGACCAAAAGTTAGAGGAAGTCGTCGCTCTGAGCGGGCTGCTGCGGGGCACGACGCCTCCTCTGGTGCTGCAAGACAACCAGCGTGCCATCCTGTCCCGACGAAAAAGCACGCGCATTCACAAGCCACAGGTGAAGGATCGTGTGGCTGCAGTGCAACCGGAAGACTCCCAGCGTCAGTCTTCCTTTGCTCAGAGGCGTGAGCTTCAGCAGGCGAAACTCAAGCTGCCAGAGTTCCCGACGACGACCATCGGCTCCTTTCCACAAACCGCGGAGGTGCGCTCCATGCGTGCCAAGTGGAAAAAGGGTGAGATCAGCACTGAAGCCTATGAAGTTTACCTTCAGCAGGAGATCCAGCACTGTGTGGCCTTTCAGGATGAGATTGGCATGGATATGCCCGTGCACGGAGAGTTTGAGCGGAATGATATGGTGGAATACTTCGGCGAGCAGTTAGAAGGCTTTGTCTTCACTCAAAAAGGGTGGGTGCAGAGCTATGGCTCACGGTATGTGAAGCCCCCCATCATTTACGGGGACGTCAGCCGACCTGCTGCCATGACCGTTCGCTGGTCACAGTATGCGCAATCATTAACGAAGCGGCCCATGAAGGGGATGCTCACTGGCCCTGTCACCATCTTGCAGTGGAGCTTTGTGCGTGACGATCAGCCGCGGTCTGAAACGACTCGCCAAATCGCTTTGGCCATTCGAGACGAAGTGCTGGATCTAGAAACCGCAGGCATCGCCGCGATCCAGGTGGATGAGCCTGCCATCCGTGAAGGACTGCCTTTAAGACAGCGGGATTGGTCCGCCTACCTGGATTGGGCCGTCGAGTCTTTCCGCCTCTGCGCCAGTGGTGTGCGGGATGAGACCCAGATTCATACCCACATGTGTTATTCAGAGTTCAATGACATCATCGAAGCCATTGCCGCCATGGATGCCGATGTGATCACCATCGAAACATCGCGTTCGAACATGGAACTCCTTGAAGCCTTTGTGGGCTTCAAGTATCCCAATGAAATCGGACCCGGCGTGTATGACATCCACTCGCCACGGGTGCCATCCGTTGAGGAAATGGTGAGGCTGATGCGCAAAGCTGAATCTGTGATCCCTCGTTCCCAGCTCTGGGTGAATCCTGACTGTGGGCTGAAAACGCGAGGTTGGGAGGAAGTGAAATCTTCTCTGATTCACATGGTCCAGGCCGCTCGTCAGCTACGTGTGGCCCAACCTATCAGCGCCTGATCCATCATGCATATTCGAGACATCTTTGCCCGTGCTCGACGTCCGACGTTGTCCTTTGAGTTCTTCCCGCCTCGATCGTCCGAGGCGGTGAAGGATCTACAGGACTCGTTGCTTCAGCTCGCTCCTTGGCGTCCTGACTTCGTCAGCGTGACGTATGGAGCGGGGGGCAGCACGCGTGATCGGACCCAGAGTTGGGTGAAGGAACTGGGCCAATCGGATGTCTTCGATCCTATCCCTCATCTCACGGCCGTGGGGCACACGGAGGCGGAGATGATGGGGATCTTAGAAACCTATGCCGCAGCGGGTGTCAGCAATCTGCTGGCCCTGCGCGGCGATCCATCTCCGCAGGTGACACAGAGTGGCGACTTCCAGACAGCGGCGGATCTTGTTCGCTTCATCCGCCGTTTTAATGACCGGGGCTTGCATCCTGACCCGCGAGGATTTGGGATCGGCGTGGCTTGTTTTCCAGAAGGTCATCCTGCGACGCCTAACAGAATGTTGGAAATGGACTACCTGAAAGCCAAGGTGGATGTCGGCGCGGACTGGATGTGCACGCAGGTCTTCTTTGATAATCATGATTTTCACGATTTTCGCGCACGTTGTGAGTTGGCTGACATACGAATTCCGATTCTTGCGGGTATCCTGCCCCTTACTCAAAAAAACAGTTTGTCGCGGATGGCCGAGCTCGCGGCAGGTTCACGTTATCCAGCTAAGCTATTACGGGCTTTTCAGCGTGCGGGAGACGATACGGACTGCTTTCAGCAGGTGGGGATTCATCATGCAGTGATGCAATGTACCGATCTTCTCGATCATAATGTCGCCGGGATCCATTTCTATACTCTTAACAAAGCTGCTTTCACGCTTCAGGTACTTCGCGGTTTAGGAAGTCGCTAGGTTACGATTCGATCGGAAGCTCAATTGTAAGGCGATTGAGGGGAACAAAAAAGCGCGCAAGACTCTCATCTTGCGCGCTCGTTCAGTTGATGACTTGAAGCTGATTACACCAAGCACTCGGCGATCTGCACGGCATTGAGAGCCGCTCCCTTCAGGAGCTGATCACCCACCACCCAGAAGCTGAGGCCGTTGTCCAGAGCGCAGTCGATGCGCAGACGACCGACGGCGCAGTTGTCACGACCGGCGATGTCCAGAGCCAGGGGATACACTTTGTTCGCCGGATCATCCAGCACGTCCAGGCCTGGAGCCTGAGCCAGTACCTCGCGGGCTTTCGCCAGATCGACAGGCTTTTCAAACTCGGCGCTGATGGAGATGCTGTGGCTGCGGAAGACAGGGATGCGCACGCAGGTGACGGAGGCGCGGAAGTCCGGATGATGCATGATCTTCCGACCTTCGTTTTCCATCTTCATCTCTTCCTTCGTGTAACCCGTGTCGAGGAAGGAATCCACGTGCGGGATGGCGTTGAAGGCGATCTGGTGAGGATAGACGTGCGGCTTGGAGGACAGCTTGGCAGCATCCCAGGCGCGGTTTTCAGCGGCCCATTCGCGGGATTGCTTCGCCAGTTCTTCGATGGCCTGCGCTCCAGTGCCGGACACGGCCTGATAGCTGGAGGCAAAGATGCGCTTCACACCAAAGGCCTGATGCAGCGGATACAACGCCATGAGGGAGATGGCGGTGGTGCAGTTCGGATTGGCGATGATACCCTGATGGTTCTTCACGTCAGCGGCATTGATCTCTGGCACCACGAGCGGCACCGTCGGGTCCTGGCGGAAAAAGGAGGAGTTATCCACCACCACAGCCCCAGCCTTCACCGCATGGGGCGCGAAGTCGCGTGAGATGCCTCCACCGGCACTGAACAGCGCGATGTCCACCCCGGCAAAGCTGTCTGGAGTGAGTTCCTTAATGGTCACGTCCTCACCTTTGAATTTCATCTTCTTTCCAGCACTGCGGGCACTGGCGAGAAGGGTGAGCTGGCCGACGGGGAAATTCCGCTGCTCCAGGCAGCGAAGCATTTCCACTCCCACCGCTCCGGTGGCGCCGACGACCGCGACGTGTTTGAGGTTGCTCATGGCTAGGGTGATCTAAGGGATGGTTGGATTTTCGGATGTCCCCGGAAAAAGGGGGCGGCAGGTTAGACTCGGTTTTGAAATCCGCAAGAGTCCCTTGTGAGGCCTGGCTCTGCAGATCGAGATGGCGATTAGCCACGTTTTCCTAAAGCTTAGGTCAAAGAAGCCTCATCATTACAGGGTTTCCGGCTCAGAAACATGGAGAATTATCGCACTCCAGCATTGCCAGCGCACGATTGCTGCATGTAGCCTGGATTTTCCTGCGTTAAATCCGTCCTCGTTTTTTAAACCCACCCATGAGCAAGAAGAAAGCCGCCAAACCTGCCCCCAAGAAAGCTGCTAAGAAGTCTGCCCCTCAAAGCAAGGCGATCTTGACTGAAAACCGCGTCTTCAAGCCGAGCGCAGAATTTTCCAAAAAGGCCCGTATCGGCAGCATGGCGGAGTATCGCCGGATGTATGAGGAATCCATCAAGCAGCCGGATAAGTTCTTTGGCCGCGAAGCGAAGGAACTGACTTGGCAAAAGCCCTTCACCAAGGTGATGGAATGGAAGTGCCCGAATGCCAAGTGGTTCCTGGGTGGCAAGCTGAACGTCAGTGAAAACTGCCTGGACCGCCACCTGAGCGGGCCTAACAAAACGAAGGCCGCCCTGATCTGGGAAGGCGAACCCGGTGAGAAGCGTGTGCTGACCTATCAGCAGCTTCACCGTGAAGTCTGCCGCTTCGCCAATGTGCTGAAGCGCAACAAGGTCAAAAAAGGTGATCGCGTGATGATCTACCTGCCGATGATCCCTGAGGCTGCCATCGCCATGCTGGCCTGCACCCGCATCGGCGCGGTGCACAGCGTCGTCTTCGGCGGCTTCAGCGCAGACAGCATCAAGGACCGCGTGCTGGACTGCGGGGCTAAGATCATCATCACCTCGGATGGTGGCTACCGCCGCGGGGCGGTGGTGCCTCTGAAAAAGAATGTGGATGATGCGCTGAAGAGCGGAGAAACTGCAGTGGAAACCGTGATCGTCTTCCGCCGCACCGGTCAGGACGTGCATATCGAGGAAGGTCGCGATGTGTGGTGGCACCGTGAGCTGGAGTATGTGGATGCCCACTGCCCTGCGGCCTCCATGGATTCTGAGTCGCCTCTGTTCATCCTCTACACCAGTGGCAGCACCGGTAAGCCCAAGGGCATCCTGCACAGCACAGCAGGCTACCTGCTGCACGCGCAGATGACCTGTAAATACGTCTTCGACCTGCGGGCTGACGATGTCTATTGGTGCACGGCGGATGTCGGCTGGGTCACCGGCCACAGCTACCTCGTCTATGGCCCGCTGGCTCTGGGCGCCACCTCCCTCATGTATGAAGGGGCGCCGAACTGGCCGGAGAATGACCGCTTCTGGCGTATCATCGAGGAATACGCCGTCTCCGTCTTTTACACTGCACCGACCGCCATCCGCGCCTTCATGAAATGGGGTGATGAGTGGCTGAAGAAGCATGACCTCAGCAGCCTGCGCCTGCTCGGCACCGTGGGTGAACCGATCAACCCCGAAGCCTGGATGTGGTATCACACTCAGGTAGGTGGTGGTAAGTGCCCCATCGTGGATACCTGGTGGCAGACAGAAACCGGCGGTCACATGATCACCCCGATCCCTGGGGCCACTCCGACCAAGCCCGGCACCGCGACCCTGCCCTTCTTCGGCGTGGATGTGGCCATCGTGGACGACCTCGGCAAGGAAGTGGGTAAGGACGAACAGGGCAAGCTGGTCATCCGCAAGCCGTGGCCTTCCATGCTGCGTGGCATTTGGGGAGATAAGAAGCGCTACCAGGAAACCTACTGGAGTGAATTTGACGGCTGGTATTTCGCTGGTGACGGAGCCCGTAAGGACAAGGATGGCTACATCTGGATCATCGGCCGTATCGACGACGTGCTCAACGTGGCTGGTCACCGCCTGGGCACTGCCGAGGTGGAGAGCGCCCTCGTCTCTCACCCTGCTGTGGCTGAGGCTGCGGTGGTGGGGCGCCCCGATGAGATGAAAGGTCAGGGCGTGGTCTGCTTTGTCACCGTGAAGGAAGGGGTCGCCACCGGTCGCGAACTGGCGGATGAACTGAAAAAACACGTGCGCAAGGTCATCGGCCCTGTGGCCACGCCAGATGAAGGCCGCTTCGCCGCCGCCCTGCCGAAAACCCGTTCCGGCAAGATCATGCGTCGCCTGCTGAAACAGATCGCCGCCGGTGAAGTGATCAAAGGTGACACCACCACCCTGGAGGACCTGAGCGTCATCGCCCAGCTCGCCGCCAGCGGAGAAGATTGATCGTTTTACCCATTCTTCACGTTAACACTCATGCGGCTGGCAGATGATCCATCTGCCAGCCGTTTTTTTCATCCCACCCACGACTGTCTCCACCTTCGACCCCCATGCTTCGCCGCGCCTTTGTTCTCAGTTTCGCCACCGTTGGTTTGACCCTTCCCCTCATGGCGGAGGAAGCCACCGCACCCGTCACCACCACCGTGACCGTGGGGGAGCTGGTGACTTGGCAGCCCTTCAATGACCCGGCCTCCCTGGCCAAGGGCCAAACGAAGTGGCAGGCTGGCATCGGCAAGTGGGAGATTGCTGAGGGTGCGGTGCGCGCCACTGAGGAAGCTCCCTCAGAAAAGCGGCCGAATGGCCATGAAGCCGTGTGTGAGTATGTCTCCGAGCAGGGAGATTTCGTCATGAAGGGGGAGTTTCAGATCAACTCGGCCGCGCATGTGGGCTTCGTTTTCCGCGACAACGGCCAGCCCAACAATCACCAGGGCCGCATCATCGTCACCCCG
The DNA window shown above is from Prosthecobacter debontii and carries:
- the acs gene encoding acetate--CoA ligase yields the protein MSKKKAAKPAPKKAAKKSAPQSKAILTENRVFKPSAEFSKKARIGSMAEYRRMYEESIKQPDKFFGREAKELTWQKPFTKVMEWKCPNAKWFLGGKLNVSENCLDRHLSGPNKTKAALIWEGEPGEKRVLTYQQLHREVCRFANVLKRNKVKKGDRVMIYLPMIPEAAIAMLACTRIGAVHSVVFGGFSADSIKDRVLDCGAKIIITSDGGYRRGAVVPLKKNVDDALKSGETAVETVIVFRRTGQDVHIEEGRDVWWHRELEYVDAHCPAASMDSESPLFILYTSGSTGKPKGILHSTAGYLLHAQMTCKYVFDLRADDVYWCTADVGWVTGHSYLVYGPLALGATSLMYEGAPNWPENDRFWRIIEEYAVSVFYTAPTAIRAFMKWGDEWLKKHDLSSLRLLGTVGEPINPEAWMWYHTQVGGGKCPIVDTWWQTETGGHMITPIPGATPTKPGTATLPFFGVDVAIVDDLGKEVGKDEQGKLVIRKPWPSMLRGIWGDKKRYQETYWSEFDGWYFAGDGARKDKDGYIWIIGRIDDVLNVAGHRLGTAEVESALVSHPAVAEAAVVGRPDEMKGQGVVCFVTVKEGVATGRELADELKKHVRKVIGPVATPDEGRFAAALPKTRSGKIMRRLLKQIAAGEVIKGDTTTLEDLSVIAQLAASGED
- the metE gene encoding 5-methyltetrahydropteroyltriglutamate--homocysteine S-methyltransferase, with protein sequence MSDIYTHNLGYPRIGEQRELKKATEAYWHGKLSREELEATGQQLRSQNWAKQKAAGVDLIPCNDFSFYDQMLDFSCLIGNVPPRFGWQGGEVDLDVLFSMARGSRGEGQPCASGCSHQPAFACEMTKWFDTNYHYIVPEFRAETKFQLVGDKVFREYQEAVSLGYRVKPVLPGPVTYLSLGKVQDEQNPDFDRFVLLESLLELYEKILQRLAALGVEWVQIDEPIFSLDLSPVQRDALLTAWQRLSQSAPGLNILVTSYFGALQENLSLFLALPVQALHLDVVRGEADLDETLARFPAHKTLSLGVVDGRNIWKNDFSASLTLLQKAQAKLGAARLWVAPSCSLQHAPISLALEPKLDAELKSWMAFADQKLEEVVALSGLLRGTTPPLVLQDNQRAILSRRKSTRIHKPQVKDRVAAVQPEDSQRQSSFAQRRELQQAKLKLPEFPTTTIGSFPQTAEVRSMRAKWKKGEISTEAYEVYLQQEIQHCVAFQDEIGMDMPVHGEFERNDMVEYFGEQLEGFVFTQKGWVQSYGSRYVKPPIIYGDVSRPAAMTVRWSQYAQSLTKRPMKGMLTGPVTILQWSFVRDDQPRSETTRQIALAIRDEVLDLETAGIAAIQVDEPAIREGLPLRQRDWSAYLDWAVESFRLCASGVRDETQIHTHMCYSEFNDIIEAIAAMDADVITIETSRSNMELLEAFVGFKYPNEIGPGVYDIHSPRVPSVEEMVRLMRKAESVIPRSQLWVNPDCGLKTRGWEEVKSSLIHMVQAARQLRVAQPISA
- the metF gene encoding methylenetetrahydrofolate reductase [NAD(P)H]; the protein is MHIRDIFARARRPTLSFEFFPPRSSEAVKDLQDSLLQLAPWRPDFVSVTYGAGGSTRDRTQSWVKELGQSDVFDPIPHLTAVGHTEAEMMGILETYAAAGVSNLLALRGDPSPQVTQSGDFQTAADLVRFIRRFNDRGLHPDPRGFGIGVACFPEGHPATPNRMLEMDYLKAKVDVGADWMCTQVFFDNHDFHDFRARCELADIRIPILAGILPLTQKNSLSRMAELAAGSRYPAKLLRAFQRAGDDTDCFQQVGIHHAVMQCTDLLDHNVAGIHFYTLNKAAFTLQVLRGLGSR
- a CDS encoding LysR family transcriptional regulator, encoding MLEVRHLQALIALAETGNLSKAGRRLHLSQPALSHQIKAVEEHLGVELFQRKSSPLRLSAAGERLLGTAYEVVKNMQQCERDVARIAEGKAGQLRIAVECHSCFDWLMPAMDSFREAWPEVEMDLVSGFQPDPTGLLLEDQADLVIVSKAPPRRDVVYHPLFRYEVLALLARKHPLTRKAFLTAQDFAKETLITYPIPDDRIDIVREVLGPVGVNPIRRTAMLTIAILQLVASRRGIAAMPCWAVMPYLEKGYVESRPVRKQGLYSNLHAATTRSLAQTAYMKEFITVMKRVSFDSLKRIAPVSSAP
- a CDS encoding aspartate-semialdehyde dehydrogenase, with product MSNLKHVAVVGATGAVGVEMLRCLEQRNFPVGQLTLLASARSAGKKMKFKGEDVTIKELTPDSFAGVDIALFSAGGGISRDFAPHAVKAGAVVVDNSSFFRQDPTVPLVVPEINAADVKNHQGIIANPNCTTAISLMALYPLHQAFGVKRIFASSYQAVSGTGAQAIEELAKQSREWAAENRAWDAAKLSSKPHVYPHQIAFNAIPHVDSFLDTGYTKEEMKMENEGRKIMHHPDFRASVTCVRIPVFRSHSISISAEFEKPVDLAKAREVLAQAPGLDVLDDPANKVYPLALDIAGRDNCAVGRLRIDCALDNGLSFWVVGDQLLKGAALNAVQIAECLV
- a CDS encoding family 16 glycoside hydrolase, whose protein sequence is MLRRAFVLSFATVGLTLPLMAEEATAPVTTTVTVGELVTWQPFNDPASLAKGQTKWQAGIGKWEIAEGAVRATEEAPSEKRPNGHEAVCEYVSEQGDFVMKGEFQINSAAHVGFVFRDNGQPNNHQGRIIVTPTSIELHKMSGISKTTRREVLASLKEPLAADQWHSIVIEVSGDHCRAVVDGQQTVEGRHERFLAPKGRIGVVARGDSALFKNVGIWKVNPKVK